One Dioscorea cayenensis subsp. rotundata cultivar TDr96_F1 chromosome 17, TDr96_F1_v2_PseudoChromosome.rev07_lg8_w22 25.fasta, whole genome shotgun sequence DNA window includes the following coding sequences:
- the LOC120280600 gene encoding G-type lectin S-receptor-like serine/threonine-protein kinase SD2-5: protein MQQSTLLLPLLLLLATNSARSQPFDYPAANLSTIWTNDESLKHNVSYPDGSTIRALLLRGSFGQSFAFGFYCSTSSCTSFILCLCLVYTNSGSYITKPMQAPPQVLWSPNRSRPVREKASLHLTSNGDLILYDADSTVVWSTNTSGLAVSGLNLTLNGNLILFNRNNIPVWQSFDHLTDTLIVGQSLKLGQRLTANSSTTNSTESSLYFTLLSDGLSAFIDSNPPQMYYHSSVKGSQNITYSNGSLVFSPNGESISLPSAPSMQYMRFEFDGHLKVYSWTDASGWSIIGNVFAGSIVDDCGYPTVCGAYGICSGGQCSCPANGSTPFFDQVDGRQPNLGCKLKTPLSCQALQNHQLLTLNNVSYFNYVDSSAKIHSIKTEAACKLACLTNCPCKAAFFQYGGDISDGSCYLLTQVFSMRNNVPDVSHYNSSAYIKVQVNPSPPSLTTGERSSNLAIILGSVFGGLVVVSLVACIVLVVWRRKMASELEEDDEFDQVPGMPARFSFEELRIATENFSKKLGQGGFGSVFEGELADGVKVAVKRLDEIGQGKKEFLAEVQTIGSIHHIKLVRLIGFCAEKTYRLLVYEYMPNGSLDKWIFHASKADDLDWNTRRRIITDIAKGLSYLHEECRQRIAHLDIKPQNILLDEHFNAKVSDFGLSKLIDREQSQVMTRMRGTPGYLAPEWLTSIITEKVDIYSFGVVVMEIVCGRKNLDYSQPEESMHLVRQLQKFIQESKVEDLVDSHSHDMQLHKKEVVEIIWLAMWCLQADSSRRPLMSEVVKVLEGSISVEHELDFDFLSSTPAVAPNAKYWSDSAPMMDSVLSGPR, encoded by the coding sequence ATGCAACAGTCCACACTGTTGTTACCGCTCTTGTTACTCCTCGCCACTAATTCAGCTCGCTCTCAACCTTTTGACTACCCAGCCGCCAACCTCTCGACCATCTGGACCAACGACGAGTCCTTGAAGCACAACGTCTCGTACCCGGACGGCTCAACCATCCGCGCACTGCTCCTCCGCGGCAGCTTCGGTCAATCCTTTGCCTTCGGCTTCTACTGCTCCACCTCCTCCTGCACCTCCTTCATCCTCTGCCTCTGCCTCGTCTACACCAACAGTGGCTCTTATATCACCAAGCCCATGCAAGCCCCTCCCCAAGTTCTCTGGTCACCCAACCGCTCCCGTCCTGTTCGAGAGAAAGCCTCTCTTCACCTCACCTCCAATGGTGACCTCATACTCTACGACGCCGACTCCACCGTCGTCTGGTCTACTAACACCTCCGGCCTTGCCGTCTCTGGCCTTAATCTCACTCTCAATGGAAACCTTATTCTCTTTAACAGGAATAACATCCCGGTGTGGCAATCTTTCGATCACCTTACTGACACTCTTATTGTTGGGCAGTCTCTGAAGCTTGGCCAGCGGCTCACTGCCAACTCCTCCACGACCAACTCGACCGAGAGTTCACTCTACTTCACTCTTCTTTCCGATGGGCTTTCCGCGTTCATTGATTCCAATCCTCCCCAAATGTACTATCACTCCTCGGTGAAAGGAAGCCAGAACATCACGTACAGTAATGGCAGCTTGGTGTTCTCTCCGAATGGTGAATCCATCTCTTTACCCTCAGCGCCATCGATGCAGTACATGAGGTTCGAGTTTGATGGGCATCTGAAGGTTTACTCTTGGACAGACGCTTCTGGATGGAGTATAATCGGCAATGTCTTTGCGGGTTCCATTGTTGATGATTGTGGGTACCCGACCGTGTGCGGTGCTTATGGGATTTGCTCAGGAGGGCAATGCAGCTGCCCGGCAAATGGAAGCACACCTTTCTTTGATCAGGTTGATGGTCGACAACCCAATCTCGGTTGCAAGCTCAAGACTCCTCTTTCTTGCCAAGCTTTACAGAATCATCAGCTCTTGACTCTTAACAACGTTTCCTATTTCAATTATGTGGATTCTAGTGCGaaaattcattcaattaaaACTGAAGCTGCTTGCAAATTGGCTTGTTTGACAAATTGTCCCTGCAAGGCGGCTTTTTTCCAGTATGGTGGTGATATTTCGGATGGTTCTTGTTATCTGCTGACACAGGTCTTTTCAATGAGGAACAATGTGCCGGATGTTAGTCACTACAATTCATCAGCGTATATCAAGGTTCAAGTAAATCCTTCTCCACCTTCTTTGACTACAGGGGAGAGATCATCCAATCTTGCAATCATACTAGGATCGGTATTTGGTGGTTTGGTAGTTGTGTCTCTTGTTGCATGtattgttcttgttgtttggagGAGAAAGATGGCCTCTGAgttggaagaagatgatgagttTGATCAAGTTCCTGGCATGCCTGCAAGGTTTTCGTTTGAAGAGTTGAGGATTGCAACAGAGAATTTCTCGAAAAAGCTCGGTCAAGGAGGGTTTGGTTCTGTATTTGAAGGAGAACTAGCAGATGGTGTGAAGGTAGCAGTGAAACGGCTAGATGAAATTGGACAAGGGAAAAAAGAATTCTTGGCAGAGGTTCAAACAATTGGGAGCATTCATCACATCAAGTTGGTGAGATTGATCGGCTTTTGCGCCGAGAAAACTTATCGACTTCTTGTTTATGAGTACATGCCAAATGGATCATTAGACAAATGGATTTTTCATGCCAGTAAAGCTGATGATCTTGACTGGAACACAAGACGTAGGATCATTACTGATATAGCCAAGGGACTGTCATATCTTCATGAAGAATGTAGACAGAGAATAGCTCATTTGGATATCAAACCACAAAACATACTTTTAGATGAGCATTTCAATGCCAAGGTCTCTGATTTTGGATTGTCTAAGTTGATTGACAGAGAACAGAGCCAAGTCATGACCAGAATGAGAGGAACACCAGGGTACTTGGCTCCTGAATGGCTGACATCTATAATCACTGAGAAAGTAGACATATATAGTTTTGGTGTTGTTGTAATGGAAATAGTGTGTGGGAGAAAGAATCTGGACTATTCCCAGCCTGAGGAAAGCATGCATCTGGTAAGGCAGCTACAGAAATTCATTCAGGAAAGCAAAGTGGAGGATCTGGTTGATAGCCATAGTCATGATATGCAATTGCACAAGAAGGAAGTGGTTGAGATTATTTGGCTTGCAATGTGGTGCTTACAAGCAGATAGCAGTAGAAGGCCTTTGATGTCAGAAGTTGTGAAAGTTTTAGAAGGTTCAATCAGTGTAGAGCATGAACTAGACTTTGATTTCTTGTCCTCAACTCCAGCTGTGGCGCCTAATGCAAAGTATTGGAGTGATTCAGCTCCAATGATGGACTCAGTTTTGTCAGGACCAAGATGA
- the LOC120280602 gene encoding LOW QUALITY PROTEIN: G-type lectin S-receptor-like serine/threonine-protein kinase SD2-5 (The sequence of the model RefSeq protein was modified relative to this genomic sequence to represent the inferred CDS: deleted 1 base in 1 codon; substituted 1 base at 1 genomic stop codon) has protein sequence MQPCGAPFTRIEAQNKLVLLLFIFITISSSFSQPFDYPTANLSTVWTNNWSISTNISYSDGSFIRVILLIGRLGPSFAFGFYCSSSPCLSFILSIFIVYTDSASIILEPTRAFPQVLWSPNRSRPVHENSTLRLTSDGNLILSDSDSTIVWSTNTSSLSVARLNLTHNGNLVLYSRNNVPVWQSFEHPTDTLLVGQSLMVGQRLTSNSSTTNSTDGRFYLTVLSNGLYAYIDSNPPQRYFSYGMSGTNNITYTNGSLVFSTGKEPISLPPQVESMQYMRFESDGHMRVYTWTEDSGWISLGDVFPEIQISTCQYPTVCGAYGICSRGQCSCPANGSTPFFEQVDGLQPSLGCRLRTSLSCQSIQDHEFLTLNNVSYFNYFDDSFCQFFHQYXAACKQACLGNCSCKAAFFQHVADFSKGTCYMYSQLFSMLRNQPDVSHYNSSAYIKVQVNRNTTATPPSSSPGRKSSNLGVILGSMFASLAVVVVVVMLVIYVVIKRKRMSSELEEGDEFDQVPGMPTRFSFEELRIATENFSKKLGQGGFGSVFEGELADGVKVAVKRLDDVGQGKKEFLAEVQTIGSIHHIKLVRLIGFCAEKTYRLLVYEYMPNGSLDKWIFHASEADALDWNTRQRIITDIAKGLSYLHEECRQRIAHLDIKPQNILLDDKFNAKVSDFGLAKLIDREQSQVMTRMRGTPGYLAPEWLTSRITEKVDIYSFGVVMMEIVCGRKNLDSSQSEDSFHLIRKLQKFIEENRIEDLVDGQCSDMQLHQDDAVEVIRLAMWCLQRDSSKRPSMSEVVKVLEGSMSVVDQQLDFDFLSIATPLPHDAQQGNASVVLVESVLSAPR, from the exons ATGCAACCGTGTGGAGCTCCATTCACAAGAATCGAGGCACAGAACAAGCTCGTCCTTCTCTTGTTCATCTTCATcaccatctcttcatctttcTCCCAACCCTTTGACTACCCAACCGCCAACCTCTCCACCGTCTGGACCAACAACTGGTCCATCTCCACCAACATCTCCTACTCCGACGGCTCCTTCATCCGAGTCATCCTCTTGATCGGCCGTCTCGGCCCTTCCTTCGCCTTCGGCTTCTACTGTTCCTCCTCTCCCTGCCTCTCCTTCATCCTCTCCATCTTCATCGTCTACACCGACAGCGCTTCCATCATCCTCGAACCAACCCGTGCCTTTCCTCAAGTCCTATGGTCACCCAACCGCTCCCGTCCCGTCCACGAAAACTCCACTCTCCGACTCACCTCCGACGGCAACCTCATCCTCTCCGACTCCGACTCCACCATTGTCTGGTCTACTAACACCTCCAGCCTTTCCGTCGCCAGACTTAATCTCACCCACAACGGCAACCTTGTTCTTTATTCCCGGAACAACGTTCCCGTCTGGCAATCCTTCGAGCACCCAACTGATACTCTCCTCGTTGGTCAGTCTCTGATGGTTGGCCAGAGACTTACCTCCAACTCCTCCACCACCAACTCCACTGATGGTCGATTCTATCTCACTGTTCTCTCTAACGGTTTATATGCTTACATTGATTCTAATCCTCCTCAAAGGTATTTCTCGTACGGGATGTCAGGAACAAACAACATCACGTACACCAATGGTAGCCTAGTGTTCTCTACAGGCAAAGAACCCATCTCGCTTCCACCACAAGTGGAATCCATGCAGTACATGAGGTTTGAGTCTGATGGACATATGAGAGTCTACACTTGGACAGAAGACTCTGGTTGGATTTCACTTGGTGATGTCTTCCCGGAAATACAGATTTCTACTTGTCAGTATCCAACCGTGTGCGGTGCGTATGGTATTTGCTCGAGAGGCCAGTGCAGCTGCCCGGCAAATGGAAGCACACCTTTCTTTGAACAGGTTGATGGTCTTCAGCCCAGTCTTGGTTGCAGGCTCAGGACTAGTCTTTCTTGTCAATCTATTCAGGATCATGAGTTCTTGACTCTGAACAACGTTTCCTATTTCAATTATTTCGACGATAGCTTTTGTCAATTCTTCCATCAATACTGA GCTGCCTGCAAACAAGCTTGTTTGGGGAATTGTTCTTGTAAGGCTGCCTTTTTCCAGCATGTTGCTGATTTCTCAAAAGGTACTTGTTATATGTATTCGCAACTCTTTTCTATGTTGCGTAATCAGCCAGATGTTAGTCACTATAATTCCTCAGCTTATATCAAGGTTCAGGTAAATCGGAATACTACTGCTACTCCTCCATCTTCATCTCCAGGGAGGAAATCATCGAACCTTGGAGTGATACTTGGATCAATGTTTGCAAGTTTGGcagtagttgttgttgttgtaatgcttgttatatatgttgttattaAGAGAAAGAGGATGAGCTCTGAGTTGGAAGAAGGAGATGAATTTGATCAAGTTCCGGGCATGCCTACAAGGTTTTCATTTGAAGAGTTGAGGATTGCAACTGAGAATTTCTCAAAAAAACTCGGTCAAGGAGGGTTTGGTTCTGTGTTTGAGGGAGAACTAGCAGATGGTGTAAAGGTAGCAGTGAAACGATTAGATGATGTTGGGCAAGGAAAGAAGGAATTCTTGGCAGAGGTTCAAACAATCGGTAGCATTCATCACATCAAACTGGTGAGATTGATCGGCTTTTGCGCAGAGAAAACTTATCGACTTCTTGTTTATGAGTACATGCCAAATGGATCATTAGACAAATGGATTTTTCATGCCAGTGAAGCTGATGCTCTTGACTGGAACACAAGACAAAGGATCATTACTGATATAGCCAAGGGACTGTCATATCTTCATGAAGAATGTAGACAGAGGATAGCACATTTGGATATCAAGCCACAGAATATACTTTTAGATGACAAATTCAATGCCAAGGTCTCTGATTTTGGATTGGCAAAGTTGATTGATAGAGAACAAAGCCAGGTGATGACCAGAATGAGAGGAACACCAGGTTACTTGGCTCCTGAATGGTTGACTTCTAGAATAACTGAGAAAGtagatatatatagttttgGTGTTGTTATGATGGAAATAGTGTGTGGCAGAAAGAACCTGGATAGTTCTCAATCTGAGGATAGCTTCCATTTGATAAGAAAGCTGCAGAAATTCATTGAAGAAAATAGGATTGAAGATCTGGTTGATGGTCAATGCAGTGATATGCAATTGCACCAGGATGACGCTGTTGAGGTGATAAGGCTTGCAATGTGGTGCTTACAAAGGGATAGCAGTAAAAGGCCTTCAATGTCTGAAGTGGTGAAAGTTTTGGAAGGTTCAATGAGTGTTGTGGATCAGCAACTAGACTTTGATTTCTTGTCTATAGCTACACCTCTACCACATGATGCACAGCAGGGGAATGCTTCTGTTGTATTAGTTGAGTCTGTTTTGTCAGCCCCAAGATGA